The Heyndrickxia acidicola sequence TTTGCGCATGTTAAATTGAATTCTTAGCAACCTAACAGTATAAATGAAAATTTATGAGCAAGGATGGTGCAGCAATGGATTATACGTTAGGTTACTTAAGAGAGTCTCTTTCCAATCATCTTGAAGACCAATACGGTAAAAGCATCTACAAAAAAATGCTGGTCAATCATTATGAAAACGAAGAAGAATTTGTGAGAGATTTGGATGAATTAGAAATTACCTTTTTAAATAAAGTTCTTAAAAAGGAAATCCGTTATGCGATGGAAGAGCAGGATGAAAAACGAACAAAAGAGCTAAATGAAGTATATGAGCTTTTATTTTAGCCAGAGGAGGAAGTGAGATGGGAGCCATTGAAAGGGACGGAAAGGTTTTTGAACCTGAATTCAGTGCTATAAGTCAAAAAGGGGCTATTCATGTGTATACAGATGGTGTTTTTCTGGAAGAAATCCCATTTGAGTTTCGTGGCCCTTTTCCAGAACATAATTTGATCGAAGAATTAGTCAATCATTATTGCAATGGACATTCCTTTAAAACTGAATGATACTATAAAAATATTATGTAAACTATAATTTGGGGATTAACTTCTCGGGTTATTCAACTATTGAAAGACAACAAAAGTGAGCTTTTAAGAGCTCACTTTTGTTTGCTTTTTGAAGGGTCCTGCATTCATCATTACACTGATAATGCTAACGCCTATCAAGATAGAACCAAGTATTTGAAGATGTCCGGAGGTGATTTCCTTGCCGAATACCAATCCAAGTACTACAGAAGACAAAATTGAGCCCAGGTAACGGCAGGTTTGAAACAGACCTGATGTGGTTCCTGCGATTTCTGGCGGAGAAGCATCAAGCATAGCTGCCTGCAAGGCAACATTGCCAATCCCATAGCTTACGCCTAATAATGATAAAATTAAGCCCATTAATAAAATAGGAACGTGCACGAAGAATATGGTTAAGAAAACAGCTCCTAAAAGCATGAACACAGAACCCCAGACAATCGGCTGTTTCGGACCGTATTTATCTACCCATTTACCGGTAATGGGAGAGATGATAATACTTACACCTGACATAAATAACATAAGAAGCCCGCTCATTTTTACGCTCAGATGCATTTCGTCCTGAAAGTAGGTAGGAAGTCCAAAAAACAAGCAATAATTAAAAAGGTTTAAAACAATAAATTGCAGGTAAACCCTTGTCAAAATTGGTTCAGATTTAAAGAGACGAACATCTATAAACGGGATGGCTGCCTTTAGTTCTCTCCAAATAAAAAGCCCGATAAATACAATACCAAGTATTCCTGATAAATAATGTACAGATGTTTTAAATGATAGTAAAAACCAAAGCAACAAGACCATCCCCGTGCCAAAGAGAAGTATTCCTAATAAATCAAGCTGTTTTAGAAGCATTTTAAACTCTGTCCGTTTTTCATTCGAATCCTTCGGAAACATGAACCATCCAAGCAAAAAGCTTAAAAGGATGAAAGGAAAGTTAACAGTAAAGATTGATGTCCAGCCGCCCCAAACAATTAAAACTCCTCCGAGTGTCGGCCCTAAAGCCGTCATAGCTGAAGCAAAAATGGAGAGCACGGCAAGCGCTCCAGCTTGTTTTTCGTGTATATGTGTGCGGACAAGAGCAATTCCAGATGGGTAAATGGCGCTGCTTCCAATTGACTGAAACAGTCTCATTATCAATAAAACGAAAAAAGTAGGAGAAAGTGGGGCTCCCACTGCGGAAACAGCAACTAAAATTAAGCCGATGAGAAACATGCTTTTGCGGCCAAGCAAATCACCCAACTTTCCAGTAACAGGCTGTCCTATTGCACTTGCCAGGTAAAAGGAAGAAATGAGCCAGGATACCGTTGTAAAAGACAGATGAAAATCCCTTTGAATACTGTGGAGGGCAAGAGAAATCATGGATGAATTCAGCGGGTTAAGCATCGTTCCAGTTGCAACTGCTGTTAAGAATAGCCCCCGGTTTTTTCTCCAATCCTTCATTATTTCACCTGTTCAAGAAATTCTTCTGTTGTGCGTAATTTACCGATCCTCGGAAATATAAAGCGCAATGTCATTTCATGTTCTTGCTTGCTGAAGGTTGTCATTGCATCTGTAATAAAAATTTGGTTATACCCGTGCTGGAACGCTTCCCTGGCAGTGCTTTCAACACCGATATTTGTTGCAATACCGCAAAGCACAATGGTATCAATTCCGCGTCTTCTAAGCTGAATGTCCAAATCCGTACCAAAGAAAGCCCCCCATTGCCGTTTTGTTACAACATAATCATTTTCCTGAACCTTTAAACGGGGATCCAATACTGCCCAATCCTTTGGTCGTTCTGCTGAGCTGCTTCCTGCCTGATCATCCAGGCTTGGCTTCAAGGCATCTTTTCCATCAAGAAAATCTACCTTAACAAAGCTGATAAAGGCGTTGTTTTCTCTAAATAGAGTAACAAGTTTTTCTGCTTTTTCCACAACTTCATTTCCGCCAGGCATGGCCACAATTCCTTTTTGCAAATCAATTAATACAAGAGCTGTTTTGTTAAAATTAATATTTAAATCTGTCATATTAATTCCTCCTCAAATATTTGATAAATCTTTTTATTTCTGCAATTTCTGCTAAAAATAATGCATTAAAATGACCAGAAAACAATCTCATAATCAGCTTTTAAAAAATCGCTGGAACTGAAAACGAAAAATTTTCTACGCTGCTCAAAATAGCAAACTAAGATAGGGGAATCCTAGATAAATTAACTTTTTATTGAAGTTTTCTGCGTTTTTCAATAGCTCTGTTTAAGCGGGTTAATAGATCCGCAAAAATTCCCTTCTCATCATTTGTCCAGCCTTCAAGTATATTTTCATAGCTTTCTATTCGATATTTTTTAGAAGCGTTTAAAGCAGTTTGGCCTTTTTCGGAAATGTAAATTAAACTTACCCTGGCATCCAGTTCATCTTCTTTTCTTTGGATAAGGCCGTTCACTTCAAGGGCATGTACTTGTCTGGAAATGGTGGACATATTAAGCTGAAACCGATCAGCCATAACTCGGATCGATAGCGGGCCTTCATTTGCAAGTAACGTTAAAAGAAGATAACCAGAACGGTCAAGACTGTTTTTATTTCCATCAAGTGTTTTTTTAAAGTCAGCTCTTCTCAGAAGCATCACAATTTCAAGCTCTATTGTCTCAATGCTATCTTTTTCATTCTTGGCCATTTTATCCATCCTTTTCTGCGATCCTTCATACATCATAAATCTTGCTGTTTTTTTATCTTCTGGACACTGTTAAAACTCTAAGTAGATTTTTCACGCATATTGATTGAGCAGAACTTATCGGGCAGGACAAACAAACAGGGCTGCGTATATTTGAGTAATACCCAATGTCTTTTGAATTCAACGTTGATTGCAGTAAATGAACAAGCAAAACTAACAGAGCCATCTTATAAAAAGACGTGTTGCTTATTTTCAATGCTTTTGCGATTAAAGAATCCTCTGTAAAGAAATAACATTTATGCTTCCTGCTTCGTTCATCGAGCCTTAACAGATTTGAAACATAGAAAAGCAAAATCATTATACAAATATTTAATTGCATAATGCAAGTATTAAGCAGAAGTCTTAGCTGAAGCCATTTTACAGCATAAGAAATGCGAAGCGCCTGTCACATCTGGGAACGAATTTCGTAGTCTCCGACATGGATAAAAGAAACTAGATGTTGACTAATCGCAGGGAGGAGACGCAGAAGCCGATAGGCGCTAAACACAGACAATGATTAACTAGCTAAATAAATATTTAATAAAAAGTTTATACTTATCCTTTAAAAAAAGCAGCCAAAGCTGCCATTAATGAAAAAAAGATATTAGATATAACTAGAAAACCAGACAATATAGTAGGCTGCAGGTACAAACAAGAGCTGGGCCAATAGCGTGCCGAGAAATTTTGAGCTTACCATAGCAACAGAATAATTCTTCAAGTAAACATAGCTTATTTGTTTTTTTGCTACAGAATCTGCTAAAACCGAGGCTTTCGGATCTACAAACAAAGACAAAAGTATCGTAGCTACTCCATTTATAATTCCGGATGACATAATGGCTGCAGCTTCGTTCTCCGGAGAAAGAACGGAGGCATACAAGGAAGACAACACGCCAACTGTATAGATTGCTGTGATCAAAACATTAAAAATAAACAGCCTTCTTGGAAAGAGTTTCAATTTCAAGCCCTTCAGATAATGGAAGCGAGGAAATCGGAAATAGAAAACAGCTCTTTTTAAGCCTTTTACGTTTCCCCACTTTTTCGTTAGGTTCAGAACGGAGCCTTTTTCAGCGGATAATTGAATGATGGCCCGGGAAAACAAAGCAATAAAGGTTGGAAGAAGCAGTATCCCAATTAATGTTCCGATGGAAGAGGTTCCAATTAAAATACGGTATTGATCTGCTAAAAAGTGGAGCTTGTCATGATGTGGAGCTTCCTGAATGAGCTTCCCCGTCATTGGCTGCTGAAACATTGTGGAGAATCTGGAAACAAGAACGATGGTATTGAAGAGGGATAATGCGGAAGCAATTAAGCCTACTCTCACACCTGAAAGCCTCGTGGCATAAGCAAGAGTTTCAATAGTGCTGATCAGCAAAAGAAAAAGAGATATAACTATAAGTTTATCTGTTATAAAATGCATCATTTTTCACCCGATTTGTTTAAAAGTACAGGCATCCTGTTCACCTGCTTGTGACTATTATTATTCAGCCATCACTGCTAGTCAATCTTTTACCTGTATTTTTCATAAATGAATGACATTAGAAAACAGAATGATTGCATAAAACACTTTTATAGGGTAACATAGTGAATAAATTGAATATTCCTTCGGGGGCGGGTGAAATTCCCTACCGGCGGTGATGAAGCAGAGGCTTCTTAGTCCGTGACCCGTTTAGCAATAGATGTGCTAAACGGTGGATCTGGTGCAAATCCAGAGCCGACAGTGAAAGTCTGGATGGGAGAAGGAAGAGTATTTTTTTGAAAGAATGGGTTGATTTAAAGGGATTACTATGCCTTTTTTGACCTTTTATTTGCATTGCCATTTTTTGCCCCTGAGTGCTTTTACATTCAGGGGCTTTTTGTATTCTTGCCAGAATCATTTATTAGAATTGTGATATATTATTTAAATGTCTAGCAGAGGGTAAGGCTAATTAGTGAAATTTGCTGGTATTCATACTCATTTATGACTTTAATTTTAAAGCTCTGTTATCGTTCAATGTTGATACCAACCAGATGGGGATTGCTGCGGATATGCGGGACTCCAGAAAAGCGGGGTTAAGGGACCTGCAGCCTTAAAAGCGACGAAAAGGCTCCCGTAATTGTTCGAAATACGAACCCCTGGAGAGGATATTAACAGGCAGGATTATCAGAACTAAAATTAAAAAATAAATCCCCCCGATCAATTCCTTTTTTCCATCCAGGTCTAACTATACAGCTGCAGGAGGTGCAAAATTGTTTACTGGAATCGTTGAAGAGATAGGATCTATACAAAGTATTCAGACGTCGGGTGCTTCTCAACTCCTAACCATTCAGGCAAAAAAAATATTGGAGGATATTAAACTCGGTGACAGTATTGCAGTAAATGGTATTTGTTTAACTGTTACAAGCTTTACTTCCAAATCTTTTACGGTGGATGTGATGCCTGAAACCTTTCGTTCTACAGGACTGAGACGGTTAGCTCCTTCGTCCCGGGTGAATTTGGAAAGGGCGATGGCAGCAGGAGGCAGATATGGCGGTCATTATGTAACGGGCCATGTTGATGATGTAGGAATTATTAAAAGTAAAAAAGCTGTAGAAAATGCCATATATTATGAAATCGAGACTTCCAGGAAAGTTCTTTCATATGTATTGCTAAAAGGCTCAGTAGCGGTTGATGGAACAAGCCTGACTGTATTCGGAGTTACTCCCAGCCGTTTTACTATTTCGTTGATTCCTCATACAGCTTCCCAAACGATTTTAGGTGAAAAAGGGACTGGTGACATTGTGTCCATTGAATGTGACATGATTGGAAAGTACGTTGAACATTTTGTAAAGCAGCAAAAGAATGAAGGCGGCATTTCCAAAGGTTTATTGGAAAATGCGGGATTTTTATAAGGGAGGACGTACACATGTTTCAAGAAATAGAGGAAGCTTTACTTGAGCTGCAGCAAGGTAGAATCATTATTGTTTGCGATGATGAAGACCGGGAGAATGAAGGTGATTTTATCTTATTAGCAGAGAAGGCCGAGCCTGAAAGTATTAATTTTATGATTACATACGGCAGGGGATTAGTCTGTGTTCCTCTTGAGGCTGAACTGGCAAAGAAATTAGGATTGACTCCAATGGTTGCAAAGAATACAGATCAATTAGGTACTGCATTCACTGTCAGTGTTGATCATCAAAGCACTACTACGGGAATTTCCGCATATGAACGGTCAGAAACCATCAAAAAACTGGCTGACCCCCAATCAAAGGAGGAAGATTTTAAAAGACCGGGACATATTTTTCCATTGATTGCCCGGGAAGGCGGTGTACTGGAGCGACCAGGACATACGGAAGCTGCTGTAGATCTTGCAAAATTATGCGGCGTTCAGCCAGCTGGAGTGATATGTGAAATTCTTAAAGAAGACGGTACCATGGCACGGCTTCCAGAACTTGAGGAGCTGGCAAAAAAGTTCTCATTAAAAATGGTAACAATAAAAGATTTGCAAATGTACCGAAAACAAAGACAGAGCTTGCAAACTGCCAATAAGTAAAGTTCTATTTTTTGATAAAATTCGGTTTTTTCTATTAGGCTGTTCCTCTTTTGAAAAGAAGAAACAGGTGACTAGATAGGTTGAACTTATGTTTTTACTCTGATGATTGGAGTGGAAAGCGAGTACCTAGAGCGGAAATCAATAGCCAATTTATATAAAAAGAAAACAATAAATTTCGTGGGAGTGAAGGGCAATGACAAAAACATTTGAAGGTAATTTAGTTGGAACTGGTTTGAAAATTGGAATGGTTGTTGGAAGGTTTAATGAATTTATAACAGGAAAACTTTTAAGCGGAGCAGAAGATGCATTGATAAGACATGGCGTGAACGAAAATGATATAGATGTTGCATGGGTGCCTGGAGCATTTGAAATTCCTTTAATTGCTCAAAAGATGGCTGATAGCGGCAAATATGATGCTGTTATTACATTGGGTACTGTCATAAGAGGGGCAACACCGCATTTTGATTATGTATGTAATGAAGCAGCAAAAGGAGTTGCTTCCATAGGACTGAAAACGGGTGTTCCCGCCATTTTCGGCGTTTTGACAACAGATTCGATCGAACAGGCAATTGAACGTGCAGGGACGAAGGCAGGAAATAAAGGGTATGAAGCAGCTGTATCAGCTATTGAAATGGCTAACCTATGCAGAGAAATTTCCCGATAAACCAAAAGTGAAATTTGATATAGGGTCAATATACAGTAAAGAAAGGACATGTGTTTATTAGCACACGTTCTTTCTTTTTGTTTATAAATTTTAAACGCCTAAATAGTAGCAAGAATCTTAACAAAATTTTCTAAGAAACGAACAATAAATATTGTACAATTAAGAAAAGTGTTAAATCACAAACTTTATAACGAGTGCTTAATCAATGTGATGTTTAGTTTATGAATGAAGTCTGTGTGCTGCAAATAAAGGAAGAGGAGATACCGATGAATATTCGTATTTTAAATGAGTCTGATGCAATTCTATACCAGGAATTAAGATTAAGAGCTTTAAAAATTAATCCGGAAGCATTTGGTTCTACGTATGAAAGAGAAGCGAGCTTTACACCAGAAGCCGTAAAAGACCGTATTAAGCCATCTGAAGATAAATTTGTTCTAGGGGCTTTTGAGGAGGGAAAACGATTAATTGGGATGGCTGTTTTTGTACGCGAAAGAAGTCTTAAAACTGCTCATAAAGGGAATGTTTACGGGATGTTTATCGCTCCTGAGGCGCGCAGCAAAGGTGTGGGAAAATTACTGTTAATTGAACTAATAAGAATGGCAAAAAAATGCCCAGGCTTGGAGCAAATAAATTTAACAGTTGTGTCTATCAATGAAACAGCAAAGAAACTTTACAAATCCGTTGGCTTTCAGGTATATGGCTTAGAGAGAAATGCTCTAAAATTTAACGGGCAGTACTTCGATGAAGACCTAATGGTTTTAAACATTGACTGTTTTTCATAGATTGTTGCTTTTCGCAAAAGTGATAATCCGTTATAAGTAAGGCATCGGGGCAGTTTTTCGTCCTCAGTCATTTTGTTACAAGCCTGAACCCTATGTATCCTAGATTCCTTTATACAAATACTAACAATCTATGGGTAAACAGCCTTCTTGAAAGTTTCAATCGTATTAGAATTATAGGCCTAAAGGGGATTCTTAAAGGAATAGTGAATATTAATGAATGATACTATTAGGTTTAAGCAGGGATTAAAAAAAGGCATGCTTTAATAAGGAACGTGCATACCTTGTTGGAGGTGGTAAATTTGAGAATCATAGGTTTAATTGGAGATTTTAAAGAAAAGGCTGCAGCACATAGAGCTATCCCACAAGCTATAAAATTAGCTTCGGCTGAGCTAAATGTTAATGTCGATATTGAGTGGGTTCCTACATCTTCCTTAGAGTTAGAATTCGAGCAAAAGCTGGCAAAATTTCATGCTCTATGGGCAGTGCCAGCCAGTCCATATACAAGTATGCAGGGTGCCTTAAATGGAATCCGATTTGCTCGAGAACATGGTGTTCCTTTTTTAGGAACTTGTGGAGGATTCCAGCACATGATTATTGAATTTTCCAGAAATGTTCTGGGAATTTCAAATGCAGACCATGCAGAAGAAAACCCGGCTTCCTCCAAGCTTCTGGTAACTCCGCTTAGATGTTCAGTCAGTGAAATGACACATGTTTTTACTCTTAAACAAGGATCCAAAGCTGCGGAAATATACAACGATATTGAAATTACCGAACAGTATGGTATTTGTAATTATGGTTTAAATACAAAATTTGCAACTTTGCTGCAAAAAAATGGTATGAGAATTTCAGGAACTGATACAAATGGTGAACCACGAATATTGGAACTTACCAGCCACCCATTTTTCATTGGTACACTTTTTCAACCTGAGCGTTCTGCCTTTAAAAAAAGTGTACACCCATTAATTAGGGCATTATTAATTAGTGAATGAATTGAATAAATATTAGATAAGATTAAAGAAAGGCTCAGATAAGCCCATTGTAAATATTGACTACATAAAATTTTGAATATTCCGCTTTTCTTTTATAAATATTTAAGGCTATACACTTAATTACACAAATATCGACAGAAGTGCGAAAGGGTTGAATCGAATTAGTATGGAATTCAGAGGGGCAAGTGCTTATGATCATGAGGATTTTCTTACACAGTATAATGAGAGAAGGAACAGAAAAGATAGTCCAAATAATGCAATCGAAAATCCAATCATAGATGAACTGATTGGTGATTTTCAAAATAAGATTATTTTGGATTTAGGTTGTGGTGATGCTTCATTTGGAAAGGAATTACTAAATCGAGGTGCAGGATTTTATAGTGGTATAGAAGGCTCAAAACAAATGGCAGCAGCAGCACAGCATAATATTAAAAGCGAAAATGGGAAAATTAGTAATGTGACCATAGAATCTTATCATTATCCAATAGAGAATTTTGATATTGTTACTTCACGTTTTGCAATACATTATGTATCTGATATTCAATTATTGTTTAAGAATGTGTATAATACCTTAAAAGAACAAGGTAAGTTTGTGTTCAGCGTTCAACACCCCCTTACAACATCCTCTTTTATTAGCAAAAAAACAGGAGATAAGCGCGGGAACTGGATAGTTGATGACTATTTTTTTGAGGGAGAAAGAAAGGAACCTTGGATTGAACAAATCGTAGTAAAATATCATCGAACAATAGAACATTACTTTCATGCGCTTACTGGATCTGGTTTTTCAGTTACAGATTTACGGGAAGGAGCACCACAACGAGAACATTTCACCAGTGAGGAAGAATTCTTAAGAAGACAAAGAATTCCGCTCGTCCTAGCTTTCTCATGTAAGAAATGAATAGATGAACTTAGAGATAAAAAACAACAAAGCCTTTTTAAATAGATAAGTATAGTATCTTGAACCTTGATACTTTAGAAGGAATCCAGCTTATCTATTTTGATCAAGGCTAACAACAAAAAATCAAGTCAAAAAGAAAAGGCAAGAATTCCGGTCTATTGCATGAATTCTTGCCTTTATTCAGCTTTGTGCTTGAATGACTTCATTCAGGTTTATATATCGGACTATTGCCTCAAGAACCCTTGACTTCATTTGCAGGTGTTTGCTTTTCTTCGCTTAAAAGAGTGTAAATATCATCCTTAATTTGTTTAATATTCATGGCATTTTGGTAGTTGGAAAGAAGGATCACATATTCATCATTTTTAGGTGAATAACTGTTAATTCCGTTCCAGCCAGGAACTACCCCGTGGGAGAAAACGAATTGATCTGTAACATACCATCCCATTCCATAAGAATTGAATTTAGGCGTAAAAATCATAGCACGGCTTTTGGAAGAAACCAGTTTTCCATCCTTCATTGCTTCATCAAATTTCATCATATCTTCTGCTGTTACGTAAATATCTCCACAGCCATAAAATTGAGTAAAGCTTGGCAATCCCGGCTTTTTCCATATACCTTTGCTATTTTGCTTGTAACCAACAGAATGATCAGGGCTTTGATAAAAGCTATCGCCGAATCCAGCACCAGTCATGTTAGCTGGATTGAAGATGTGTTCCTGAATATATTGATGAAGCGGCTGTCCTGATACTTTTTCAACAATATATCCTACGAGAGCGTAATTCACATCATTATAAAACCATCCGGTGCCCGGCTTAAACATCAAGTGCTTCGTGTTTTTTTCAATAGCTTTCACGAGCTGGTTAGGTGTCATGTTGACAGACGTTTCATCCCTTAAAGGAATACCGGAGGAATGTGTCAGCAAATCATCTATTGTTATCTTTTTGCCAAAAGGAAAAGAAGGGATATATTTTGAAACGGGATCGTTTACCTTAACAAGACCTTTTTCCTCCAGCTGCATAAAGGCAGTGGAAACAAACGACTTAGTAATGGAACCAATAAAGTATTGCGTGTTCACTGAATTAGGAATGTATTCATTGCGATTTTGCAACCCAAATCCCTGATTAATCAAGGATTTTCCGTTTTTCATAATAAGCGCTGTACCGCTAAAGCCGCTTGTTTTTAAATATTGCTCCAGCCTTGAGTCCACTTGTGTTGGAGTAAATTGGTCACTCATAGCTAAGGTTTTAACTGATGCTTGCTTACTAACGTTTGGAACCTGATCAAGATAGGTATAGATATCATCTTTCATTTTTCTGGTATCAATGCTTCTGGAATAAAAGTTGGACATTAAAATGACATATTCTTTCTTCTTAGGAGCCATACTGTTCAGTGTATCGAAACCGGCCAGAACGCCGTGAGAATACACTCCTTTTGATGTTTGGTACCAGCCCATTCCGTAGTAATGAAGGAATGGTTTAAATACGATCTGACGATTTTTTGCTGACATTAGCTTTCCTTCCATCAGCGCTCGATCAAATTTGTACATATCCTCGGTTGTCATGTAGATATCCCCACAGCCTAAAAGCTGTGAAAAGCTTGGATGAGAGGCTGCATAAATGTTGCCGTTGTTTGATGGCTTATAACCTATAGAATGGTAGACATTTTTATAGAAGCTGGCGCCAAATCCGGCTCCCGTCATGCCTGCAGGTTTAAAGATGTGCTTTTGGATATATTTTGAAAGGGGCTCTTTCGTTTCTTTCTCAATAATATAACCAAGTACACAGTAGTTTGCATCATTATATAGCCAATTTGTTCCCGGCTGAAAAGCAAGGGTCTTCGAATTTTTTTCAATTTCACGAATGAGTTGTTCAGGAGTTAATTTTGCTTTTGTCTCAACTCTAACTGGTATTCCGGAAGTATGCGTCAGTAAGTTGTATAAAGTAATTTCGTGCCCATGAGGAAACGATGGTATATACTTTGAAACTGGATCATTGAGGTGCACAACACCTTTTTCTTCCAGCTGCATAAAGGCTGTTGACGTAAATATTTTGGTAATGGAGCCAATTAAATATTTTGAGTTAACAGTGTTGTTGATTTTGTTATTTCTGTTTGCATATCCATAGCCGTTATTCAAGAGGACTTTTCCATCTTTAACAATTAAAGCCGTCCCTTTAAAACCAGATTGTTTTAAATATTGGTCCAGCCAATTGGTAGTCCCTACCTTTCTCAGAGACACACTCCCATTGTGAGCATCTGCTTCTGCAGAATGGGTGTTGGAAAGGAAATTTGGATTAAACAATTTATAAATAAATACAGCTGCTATTGCCAACATGATAAAACTAATGGTAAACAATGGCGATAATCGTTTTTTAGGTGTATGTTGTGGTTGTTTTTTATTCATCATATCGACAGTCCTTTACGTTTTTATCTGACCTTAATTATATAGGTAAAATCATAACCAAGTATTAAACAATGATTAAAAACAATTAATTTTTTATTAATTTTCTTATGGTAATGCGTCCAGTTAAATAAAAAAGCATTGATTTATTGGGTAAAAGAACTTGTAAGAGGACATACATTTATAATGAGCAACTAATAATAAGTCTGGCGTTCAAATAAATAGCAGGTTGGCAGCCCAATGCATTTTTAGTATATTATATTGGTTATTTTCGCATAGATTGTTGCTTTACGTACAAAGGATTATTCCGTGAGTTGTCTGTCTTTGTGGGATCTTTTCATATATGTTCACATGATATAATACTGAACATATATGTAAAATGATATTTTTGTGTCCAATAGCAACAAAGTTTACGAAAAGAGCCATTATATTCATTAAACAGAGTAAGGGAAGATATGGTTTGAGACATTTTGACATATTTGCTGATGTGAACAGCTATAGAATGCTATGATAGTTTAAGTAAAAGAAGGAATAAGTATACAGCAACACCCCACATAATTACGGCAGAAATCTTATTTAGTAATCGAAGAAAACTCTCTGAATTACCTACTCTTCCCAATGACCTTCCCAAAAAAGCTAAAAGAAAAAACCAGCTCCATGAGATGAAAATACAGCTTAAAGTAAAAATATATTTTAAAATTCCTATGTGTTCAATGGAATTTGTACGAATTACTCCTGCTGTATCCAATAGTGCATGCGGATTTAATATTGATACTGATGCAGCATAAAGGATTTGTTTTTTATAAGAATATTTTTTCATAACATCTTGTTGTTTTCCGGTATTGGCTCTCCAGGCTAAAGCACCCATATAAATAAGAAACAAAACACCTGTTGACATAAGTAAGAACATAATCCAATGAGAAGCAAGTACAAGGACAGAAAAACCAGTAACGGAAATAATAATAAGAAGTGTATCGGAAAGAGAAGCTGTTAAAATAGCAGGCAGTATATCTTTGAATCTTTTTTGACAGATTCCCTGTTGAAAAATAAAAGTATTTTGCGCTCCCAAGGGGAGTATTAGACCAATGGATAAAATAACCCCATGAATGATTACCGATAATATCAAGCTGATACCCCCGATTGTAATGAATGTTAATTTACTATCCATAAATTATATAGGAGAGATAGAACTTTTATTAGGTTTGCATTTGATTACTTTATAAAAAGAAGGGTTACTAAAAAGATATCAGGAAAAAATAGTTAAGGTAAGTTTGTTTAAAGGCTGTTTTCGCATAGATTGGTCCTTTACGTACAAAGGATTATTCCGTGTATTGTCTGTGTTAGTGGCATCTTTTCGTATGCCCTTCACAAGTTTTAATACTGTATATATATAAAATGATATTTCTGTGTCCCATTACAAGAAAGTTTAC is a genomic window containing:
- a CDS encoding serine hydrolase domain-containing protein produces the protein MMNKKQPQHTPKKRLSPLFTISFIMLAIAAVFIYKLFNPNFLSNTHSAEADAHNGSVSLRKVGTTNWLDQYLKQSGFKGTALIVKDGKVLLNNGYGYANRNNKINNTVNSKYLIGSITKIFTSTAFMQLEEKGVVHLNDPVSKYIPSFPHGHEITLYNLLTHTSGIPVRVETKAKLTPEQLIREIEKNSKTLAFQPGTNWLYNDANYCVLGYIIEKETKEPLSKYIQKHIFKPAGMTGAGFGASFYKNVYHSIGYKPSNNGNIYAASHPSFSQLLGCGDIYMTTEDMYKFDRALMEGKLMSAKNRQIVFKPFLHYYGMGWYQTSKGVYSHGVLAGFDTLNSMAPKKKEYVILMSNFYSRSIDTRKMKDDIYTYLDQVPNVSKQASVKTLAMSDQFTPTQVDSRLEQYLKTSGFSGTALIMKNGKSLINQGFGLQNRNEYIPNSVNTQYFIGSITKSFVSTAFMQLEEKGLVKVNDPVSKYIPSFPFGKKITIDDLLTHSSGIPLRDETSVNMTPNQLVKAIEKNTKHLMFKPGTGWFYNDVNYALVGYIVEKVSGQPLHQYIQEHIFNPANMTGAGFGDSFYQSPDHSVGYKQNSKGIWKKPGLPSFTQFYGCGDIYVTAEDMMKFDEAMKDGKLVSSKSRAMIFTPKFNSYGMGWYVTDQFVFSHGVVPGWNGINSYSPKNDEYVILLSNYQNAMNIKQIKDDIYTLLSEEKQTPANEVKGS
- a CDS encoding CTP synthase C-terminal region-related (seleno)protein, with translation MRIIGLIGDFKEKAAAHRAIPQAIKLASAELNVNVDIEWVPTSSLELEFEQKLAKFHALWAVPASPYTSMQGALNGIRFAREHGVPFLGTCGGFQHMIIEFSRNVLGISNADHAEENPASSKLLVTPLRCSVSEMTHVFTLKQGSKAAEIYNDIEITEQYGICNYGLNTKFATLLQKNGMRISGTDTNGEPRILELTSHPFFIGTLFQPERSAFKKSVHPLIRALLISE
- a CDS encoding GNAT family N-acetyltransferase, with the protein product MNIRILNESDAILYQELRLRALKINPEAFGSTYEREASFTPEAVKDRIKPSEDKFVLGAFEEGKRLIGMAVFVRERSLKTAHKGNVYGMFIAPEARSKGVGKLLLIELIRMAKKCPGLEQINLTVVSINETAKKLYKSVGFQVYGLERNALKFNGQYFDEDLMVLNIDCFS
- a CDS encoding LysE/ArgO family amino acid transporter → MILSVIIHGVILSIGLILPLGAQNTFIFQQGICQKRFKDILPAILTASLSDTLLIIISVTGFSVLVLASHWIMFLLMSTGVLFLIYMGALAWRANTGKQQDVMKKYSYKKQILYAASVSILNPHALLDTAGVIRTNSIEHIGILKYIFTLSCIFISWSWFFLLAFLGRSLGRVGNSESFLRLLNKISAVIMWGVAVYLFLLLLKLS
- a CDS encoding class I SAM-dependent methyltransferase: MEFRGASAYDHEDFLTQYNERRNRKDSPNNAIENPIIDELIGDFQNKIILDLGCGDASFGKELLNRGAGFYSGIEGSKQMAAAAQHNIKSENGKISNVTIESYHYPIENFDIVTSRFAIHYVSDIQLLFKNVYNTLKEQGKFVFSVQHPLTTSSFISKKTGDKRGNWIVDDYFFEGERKEPWIEQIVVKYHRTIEHYFHALTGSGFSVTDLREGAPQREHFTSEEEFLRRQRIPLVLAFSCKK